In Georgenia soli, a genomic segment contains:
- a CDS encoding universal stress protein encodes MSGQVFGRILVAVDDSPAALAAARLAVALAARTGGGVRFVHVGGNGEVTSALRAMGRDGALAARRSAAVDALLQHVAAQAEHEGITAETGSGSGQPAALVLAEARRWHADLVVLGRSDAGGPGRTHIGSVAREVLEFADVPVLVVPRP; translated from the coding sequence ATGAGCGGTCAGGTGTTCGGCCGGATCCTGGTGGCGGTGGACGACTCGCCCGCCGCCCTGGCCGCCGCCCGGCTCGCCGTCGCGCTCGCCGCCCGCACCGGTGGGGGCGTGAGGTTCGTCCACGTCGGCGGGAACGGCGAGGTGACGAGCGCTCTGCGGGCGATGGGTCGTGACGGGGCGCTCGCCGCCCGGCGCAGCGCCGCCGTCGACGCCCTGCTGCAGCACGTCGCGGCACAGGCGGAGCACGAGGGGATCACGGCGGAGACCGGCAGCGGCTCGGGGCAGCCGGCCGCCCTCGTGCTGGCCGAGGCCCGCCGGTGGCACGCCGACCTTGTGGTCCTGGGCCGGTCGGACGCGGGTGGGCCGGGCCGCACCCACATCGGCTCGGTGGCACGGGAGGTGCTGGAGTTCGCCGA
- a CDS encoding V-type ATP synthase subunit D → MPGALHAPPGRAGRLWLQHRLATARHGAELLDHKLRIVRGERERYMLLRERTADAWAGTAAEAQRWSVRAALLAGEEGLGRASAASPATVEIAWEEPMGVRYPAGARCIVPEPAEDAAPLDTAALAAARAACGRALEAAVAHAAAEAAVRVPEEQERATRRRMRAVRERWIPRLEAALAEAELRLEEDERAEGLRLRWAAGHGPGERPSPGERPGPGEGSGRS, encoded by the coding sequence GTGCCCGGCGCACTGCACGCCCCGCCCGGCCGCGCCGGGCGCCTGTGGCTCCAGCACCGGCTCGCGACCGCCAGGCACGGCGCCGAGCTGCTCGACCACAAGCTGCGGATCGTGAGGGGCGAGCGGGAGCGGTACATGCTTCTCCGCGAGCGGACAGCCGACGCCTGGGCGGGGACGGCGGCCGAGGCGCAGCGGTGGTCGGTGCGCGCCGCGCTGCTCGCGGGCGAGGAGGGCCTAGGGCGGGCCTCGGCCGCTTCGCCCGCCACTGTGGAGATCGCCTGGGAGGAGCCGATGGGCGTGCGCTACCCGGCCGGCGCGCGCTGCATCGTCCCGGAGCCGGCCGAGGATGCGGCCCCGCTGGACACCGCGGCGCTCGCGGCGGCGCGCGCGGCGTGCGGCCGGGCCCTCGAGGCCGCGGTGGCCCACGCCGCCGCCGAGGCCGCCGTGCGGGTGCCCGAGGAGCAGGAGCGGGCGACGCGACGGCGGATGCGTGCGGTCCGGGAGCGCTGGATCCCACGCCTCGAGGCGGCCTTGGCCGAGGCCGAGCTGCGCCTGGAGGAGGACGAGCGGGCCGAGGGCCTCCGGCTGCGGTGGGCCGCCGGGCACGGCCCGGGGGAGCGGCCCAGCCCGGGGGAGCGGCCCGGCCCGGGTGAGGGGAGCGGACGGTCATGA
- a CDS encoding V-type ATP synthase subunit B: protein MTALVEYTDVAELRGPLLVVRGVAGVGWDESATVAAGSGAPRHGAVLEVDGDLAVVQVLEGTEGLRPGGTRVRFAGEVLHVPVGEAWLGRVCNGRGEPLDGGPPVLARRRAPVSGYPLNPTYREPPAEPVITGVSVIDALTTLVRGQKLPVFSVAGLPHLALATQIAAQATAGGEPFAVVFAGMGLTHLDAATVRDVLEERSSAGDLLLLLNTADDPVVERILTPRIALTVAEHLAFELGRHVLVVMADMTSYAEALREVSAARGEIPGRRAYPGYLYSDLASIYERCGRMRGSPGSVTIVPVLTMPAGDITHPVPDLTGYITEGQIVLSAQMQARGVYPPVEPLSSLSRLMRKGAGPGRTREDHLDVAAQILAALARARQTQELAELMGTDALSPTDQLYLAFERELREQLLDQRGDEARTLEQTLERAWRALLTLPRRELTMLPSALLAERGV, encoded by the coding sequence GTGACGGCGCTCGTCGAGTACACCGACGTGGCCGAGCTGCGCGGCCCGCTGCTGGTGGTGCGCGGCGTCGCCGGGGTCGGGTGGGACGAGTCCGCCACCGTCGCGGCCGGGTCCGGGGCGCCGCGGCACGGCGCCGTGCTGGAGGTCGACGGCGACCTCGCCGTCGTCCAGGTCCTCGAGGGGACCGAGGGGCTGCGCCCGGGCGGCACGCGGGTGCGCTTCGCCGGCGAGGTCCTCCATGTGCCGGTGGGGGAGGCCTGGCTCGGGCGCGTGTGCAACGGCCGCGGGGAGCCGCTCGACGGCGGACCGCCCGTCCTCGCCCGGCGGCGCGCGCCCGTCTCGGGCTACCCGCTCAACCCCACGTACCGCGAGCCGCCCGCGGAACCCGTCATCACCGGGGTCTCCGTGATCGACGCCCTCACCACCCTCGTGCGGGGCCAGAAGCTGCCGGTGTTCTCCGTGGCCGGTCTGCCCCACCTGGCGCTGGCCACCCAGATCGCCGCCCAGGCGACCGCGGGCGGGGAACCGTTCGCCGTCGTCTTCGCCGGCATGGGGCTGACCCACCTCGACGCCGCCACGGTGCGGGACGTCCTCGAGGAGCGGTCCTCGGCCGGGGACCTCCTGCTGCTGCTCAACACGGCGGACGACCCGGTCGTCGAGCGGATCCTCACGCCGCGGATCGCCCTCACCGTCGCCGAGCACCTCGCCTTCGAGCTCGGCCGGCACGTGCTCGTGGTCATGGCGGACATGACGAGCTACGCCGAGGCGCTGCGGGAGGTCTCCGCCGCCCGCGGCGAGATTCCGGGCCGGCGCGCCTACCCCGGCTACCTCTACAGCGACCTCGCCTCGATCTACGAACGCTGCGGGCGGATGCGCGGCTCGCCGGGCTCGGTGACGATCGTCCCGGTCCTGACGATGCCCGCCGGCGACATCACCCACCCGGTGCCGGACCTCACCGGCTACATCACCGAGGGACAGATCGTGCTCTCGGCGCAGATGCAGGCCAGGGGCGTCTACCCGCCGGTGGAGCCGCTGAGCTCCCTGTCCCGGCTCATGCGCAAGGGCGCCGGGCCGGGCCGGACCCGGGAGGACCACCTGGACGTCGCGGCGCAGATCCTCGCGGCGCTGGCGCGCGCCCGGCAGACCCAGGAGCTCGCCGAGCTCATGGGCACGGACGCGCTCTCCCCGACCGACCAGCTCTACCTCGCGTTCGAGCGGGAGCTCCGCGAGCAGCTCCTCGACCAGCGCGGGGACGAGGCGCGCACGCTCGAGCAGACGCTGGAGCGGGCGTGGCGCGCCCTGCTGACGCTGCCGCGCCGCGAGCTGACGATGCTGCCCAGCGCGCTCCTGGCCGAACGGGGGGTGTGA
- a CDS encoding V-type ATP synthase subunit A, giving the protein MSVVRVSGSLVEAEPVPGVAMDDVVLLGPAGVPGEVVAITGHRLTIQAYEDTGGLAPGAAVQSQGAPLSAPLGPGLLGAVFDGLLRPLSAAGPWLVPGWGAGQNDARRWEFTPAVTAGAVVEAGQEVGTIDDGPVRLRLGAPVAGVVGDVAPAGPVAADAVVATVGGRPVPVTTRWAVRRPRPYRERLTTAEGLHTGQRVLDLLYPVARGSSAAVPGGFGTGKTVLLQQIAKWCDADVIVYVGCGERGNEMADVVAELSELQDPRTGDRLARRTVIIANTSNMPMMAREASVYTGVTVAEYFRDMGYHVVVIADSTSRWAEALREFASRTGALPAEEGYPAGLPSALAAFYERAGHVVTLGGRRGSVTIVGAVSPAGGDLTEPVTAHTERFVRSVWTLDRDLAYARHYPAVTWEGSFSRDAETLGPWHAEQGDPAWARRRERVVALLADADRLSALAELVGVGGLPGVERVSMLGGRLLREGVLQQSALGTNDAHCSREKGAALVDAVLAVVDRCEALVAAGTPATAVEETDFGPLLRAARETGPDDAAGVAARLEAVLAGLGAPT; this is encoded by the coding sequence GTGAGCGTCGTGCGCGTGTCCGGGTCGCTCGTCGAGGCGGAGCCGGTGCCCGGCGTCGCGATGGACGACGTCGTGCTGCTCGGGCCGGCGGGCGTCCCCGGCGAGGTCGTCGCGATCACCGGGCACCGGCTCACGATCCAGGCCTACGAGGACACCGGCGGGCTCGCGCCCGGCGCGGCGGTGCAGTCGCAGGGGGCGCCGCTGTCCGCGCCGCTCGGACCCGGGCTGCTCGGCGCCGTCTTCGACGGGCTGCTGCGCCCCCTCTCCGCCGCCGGCCCCTGGCTGGTCCCCGGCTGGGGCGCCGGCCAGAACGACGCGCGCCGCTGGGAGTTCACGCCCGCCGTCACCGCCGGCGCCGTCGTCGAGGCAGGCCAGGAGGTCGGCACGATCGACGACGGACCGGTCCGGCTCCGGCTCGGGGCTCCGGTCGCCGGGGTGGTGGGCGACGTGGCGCCCGCAGGACCGGTAGCGGCCGACGCCGTCGTGGCGACGGTCGGCGGCCGGCCCGTGCCGGTGACCACCCGGTGGGCGGTGCGCCGGCCGCGCCCGTACCGCGAACGGCTCACCACGGCCGAGGGCCTGCACACCGGCCAGCGGGTCCTGGACCTGCTGTACCCGGTCGCCCGCGGCTCTAGCGCCGCGGTCCCGGGCGGTTTCGGCACCGGCAAGACGGTGCTGCTCCAGCAGATCGCCAAGTGGTGCGACGCGGACGTCATCGTCTACGTCGGCTGCGGGGAGCGCGGCAACGAGATGGCCGACGTCGTCGCCGAGCTCTCCGAGCTGCAGGACCCGCGCACGGGGGACCGGCTCGCCCGGCGCACCGTCATCATCGCCAACACCTCCAACATGCCGATGATGGCGCGCGAGGCGAGCGTCTACACCGGGGTGACGGTCGCGGAGTACTTCCGGGACATGGGGTACCACGTCGTGGTCATCGCGGACTCCACCTCCCGGTGGGCCGAGGCGCTGCGCGAGTTCGCCTCGCGCACGGGCGCCCTGCCCGCCGAGGAGGGCTACCCCGCCGGGCTGCCCTCGGCGCTGGCCGCCTTCTACGAGCGGGCCGGCCACGTCGTCACCCTCGGTGGACGGCGCGGCTCGGTGACCATCGTCGGGGCGGTCTCCCCGGCCGGCGGGGACCTCACCGAGCCGGTCACCGCCCACACCGAGCGCTTCGTCCGGTCCGTGTGGACGCTCGACCGGGACCTCGCCTACGCCCGCCACTACCCGGCCGTGACCTGGGAGGGGTCCTTCTCCCGCGACGCTGAGACCCTCGGCCCCTGGCACGCCGAGCAGGGGGACCCGGCGTGGGCGCGCCGGCGCGAACGGGTCGTCGCCCTGCTCGCCGACGCCGACCGGCTGAGCGCCCTCGCCGAGCTGGTCGGGGTGGGGGGCCTGCCCGGGGTGGAACGGGTGAGCATGCTCGGCGGGCGGCTCCTGCGCGAGGGCGTCCTCCAGCAGAGCGCGCTCGGCACCAACGACGCGCACTGCTCCCGGGAGAAGGGGGCGGCGCTGGTCGACGCGGTGCTCGCCGTCGTCGACCGGTGCGAGGCGCTCGTCGCCGCCGGGACCCCCGCGACCGCCGTCGAGGAGACCGACTTCGGGCCGCTGCTGCGCGCCGCCCGGGAGACCGGGCCCGACGACGCCGCCGGGGTCGCCGCGCGGCTGGAGGCCGTGCTGGCTGGGCTGGGGGCGCCGACGTGA
- a CDS encoding ATP synthase subunit C, whose protein sequence is MIAWVLAVPAVLGVYAATHLLLRHGGRAAVRTLVAVDVAVLVGALVVLGLAVTGSPGAAEPAAPAAEVTTSRAEDVPTAAEPAAESATSAAPAQGTSQAGGDSWAALIGAAIAVAGSSLGAAVAVAYTGSAALAAMSERPEIFGRAMVIVGLAEGIAIYGLIVAIILLGRA, encoded by the coding sequence ATGATCGCCTGGGTCCTCGCCGTCCCCGCCGTGCTGGGCGTGTACGCCGCCACGCACCTGCTGCTGCGGCACGGCGGCCGGGCGGCGGTGCGGACCCTCGTGGCCGTCGACGTCGCCGTTCTCGTGGGTGCCCTGGTCGTCCTGGGCCTGGCGGTCACCGGATCCCCGGGGGCCGCGGAGCCGGCCGCTCCGGCCGCAGAGGTCACCACCTCCAGGGCGGAGGACGTCCCGACGGCGGCAGAGCCCGCCGCGGAGTCGGCGACCTCGGCCGCGCCCGCCCAGGGGACGAGCCAGGCCGGCGGGGACAGCTGGGCGGCCCTCATCGGGGCGGCGATCGCGGTCGCCGGCTCCTCCCTCGGCGCCGCCGTCGCGGTGGCCTACACCGGGTCGGCGGCCCTGGCCGCGATGAGCGAGCGCCCCGAGATCTTCGGCCGCGCCATGGTCATCGTCGGCCTCGCCGAGGGCATCGCCATCTACGGCCTCATCGTCGCGATCATCCTGCTGGGGCGGGCATGA
- a CDS encoding V-type ATPase 116kDa subunit family protein, with translation MPWRDLAEPVRMQRVALVAPATALRAMLVEVADAGTVELERPGERARPTTAGHPARLAREPADPAALEAAGRSDLLAGEHELTTYARAAVLRGEVAALAGWTPATELPGLGSRLAPVGGAVVPLAPPRGIDPPTLLRDGGTARRSFTPLVETYGTVPYADVDPTVVAAGAYMLMFGMMFGDAGHGLLLVLAGLLIRAGRPAALARLRRVWPFVVGAGLFAVGFGVLYGEFFGPTGVLPVLWVSPLDEPLTLLAVALGVGAVLLAVAQGIGTVNRWREGGWAFALSSASGVAGAALLAGLGVVVLGAVGEQGRLVGVGVVVMVAGVVLAFLGFLAASGGGGAGVTQAAVEVFDAVLRLGTNLVSFARLAAFGLTHAALGMVVWDGTTTLAGAGTLGVVGAVVLFVVGNAVTFTLEALVAGVQALRLEYYELFSRIFTGEGRAFRPWHVPLDGVEPGGDTPPVPRSSP, from the coding sequence ATGCCGTGGCGTGACCTCGCCGAGCCGGTGCGGATGCAGCGCGTGGCGCTGGTCGCCCCGGCCACCGCCCTGCGCGCGATGCTGGTGGAGGTGGCCGACGCCGGCACCGTCGAGCTCGAGCGGCCGGGGGAGCGGGCCCGCCCCACCACGGCGGGCCACCCGGCACGACTCGCCCGCGAGCCCGCGGACCCCGCCGCCCTGGAGGCGGCCGGCCGCTCCGACCTCCTCGCCGGCGAGCACGAGCTCACCACCTACGCCCGGGCGGCCGTCCTGCGCGGCGAGGTCGCGGCGCTCGCCGGCTGGACGCCCGCGACCGAGCTGCCCGGGCTCGGAAGCCGACTGGCCCCCGTGGGCGGCGCCGTCGTCCCGCTGGCCCCGCCCCGCGGGATCGACCCGCCCACCCTCCTGCGCGACGGCGGCACCGCCCGGCGGTCCTTCACGCCGCTGGTGGAGACCTACGGCACCGTGCCCTACGCCGACGTCGACCCCACCGTCGTCGCCGCCGGCGCGTACATGCTCATGTTCGGGATGATGTTCGGCGACGCCGGCCACGGACTCCTGCTCGTCCTCGCCGGCCTCCTCATCCGCGCCGGCCGGCCGGCCGCCCTGGCACGCCTGCGGCGGGTGTGGCCGTTCGTCGTCGGCGCCGGGCTGTTCGCCGTCGGGTTCGGCGTGCTCTACGGCGAGTTCTTCGGGCCCACCGGGGTCCTGCCCGTGCTGTGGGTCAGCCCGCTGGACGAGCCGCTCACCCTCCTGGCCGTGGCGCTCGGGGTGGGCGCGGTGCTGCTCGCCGTCGCCCAGGGGATCGGCACCGTCAACCGGTGGCGGGAGGGCGGCTGGGCGTTCGCGCTCAGCTCGGCCTCCGGCGTCGCCGGCGCGGCGCTGCTCGCCGGGCTGGGCGTCGTCGTCCTCGGCGCCGTCGGCGAGCAGGGGCGACTGGTCGGCGTCGGCGTCGTCGTCATGGTCGCCGGGGTGGTGCTCGCCTTCCTCGGGTTCCTGGCCGCGTCCGGCGGCGGCGGGGCCGGCGTGACGCAGGCCGCCGTCGAGGTCTTCGACGCCGTCCTGCGGCTCGGCACGAACCTCGTCTCCTTCGCCCGGCTGGCCGCCTTCGGGCTCACCCACGCCGCCCTGGGGATGGTCGTGTGGGACGGCACGACGACGCTGGCCGGTGCCGGGACCCTCGGCGTGGTCGGCGCCGTGGTGCTGTTCGTCGTCGGCAACGCCGTGACCTTCACGCTCGAGGCGCTCGTCGCCGGGGTGCAGGCGCTGCGCCTGGAGTACTACGAGCTCTTCTCCCGGATCTTCACCGGCGAGGGACGGGCCTTCCGGCCCTGGCACGTCCCGCTCGACGGCGTGGAACCTGGAGGCGACACCCCTCCCGTCCCGCGGAGCTCGCCATGA
- a CDS encoding MFS transporter, whose protein sequence is MSSHHAQAQGTSRAAIGMIAVAAAAAFLATFNETFLNVALTPIMTDLGVDVSTVQWLATGCLLVAAVFVPVSNVLYHRFPTRPLFVGAVAFLVVGSVVGALAPSFGVLLAGRLLQAIGTGLLTPIGMNITLAVAPREKLGLAMGIMAAMTTLGPSMAIVVSGALLSIAPWTTLMWVFGALSLIVLLAGAVLLRNVAELGRPVLDVLSFLLVAVGLVGLLYGISTAFSGSAPVAALAAVVGVLALAAFVVRQKRIEHPLLNLRPFRSTPFVLGVSMTMLGLLFVFAMNVVIPIFLQSVKGQTPLGASLILAPGILMTVVLGPVAGRLFDRHGGRVMIPAGFTIMAVFALLVGAAAGHESVLLFAALYVPAVLATSLVIGPSQTFALSSLDRESSPHGVTVVSTSFQIAGCLGTSLAVGVYNAMTTLGVENGSDLLAASTLGFRGAAVLVALTSVIGVILALAATRAARAARAARAADAEETARSGRARTVVDLMKSDVYALSTEQNVLEALQMFTARGISGAPVLHPDGSLAGFLSDGDVMRYLSAKHPSSTNIYSFAIGESDDLEDALADLVSLPVMRLATPEVVTVDANASIADAVAVLSDKHLKKVPVLRGENGPVIGIVSRSAVNRLAISSYLASREGQVQRADGETSTAERVPQLV, encoded by the coding sequence TTGTCCTCTCACCACGCCCAGGCGCAGGGCACCTCCCGCGCCGCGATCGGCATGATCGCCGTGGCCGCCGCGGCGGCCTTCCTCGCCACGTTCAACGAGACCTTCCTCAACGTCGCCCTCACGCCGATCATGACGGACCTCGGCGTCGACGTGTCCACCGTGCAGTGGCTGGCCACCGGCTGCCTGCTGGTCGCCGCCGTCTTCGTGCCGGTCTCCAACGTCCTCTACCACCGCTTCCCCACCCGGCCGCTGTTCGTGGGCGCCGTGGCATTCCTCGTGGTCGGCTCTGTCGTCGGGGCCCTCGCCCCGAGCTTCGGCGTCCTGCTCGCAGGCCGCCTGCTGCAGGCGATCGGGACCGGTCTGCTCACCCCGATCGGCATGAACATCACCCTGGCGGTCGCCCCGCGCGAGAAGCTCGGCCTGGCCATGGGCATCATGGCCGCGATGACCACGCTCGGCCCCTCGATGGCGATCGTGGTCTCCGGTGCCCTGCTCTCCATCGCCCCGTGGACCACCCTGATGTGGGTCTTCGGCGCGCTGTCGCTGATCGTCCTGCTGGCCGGCGCGGTGCTGCTGCGCAACGTCGCCGAGCTCGGCCGCCCCGTGCTCGACGTCCTCTCCTTCCTGCTCGTCGCCGTCGGCCTGGTGGGTCTGCTCTACGGCATCTCGACTGCGTTCAGTGGCTCCGCACCCGTCGCCGCGCTCGCCGCGGTGGTCGGCGTCCTGGCGCTCGCGGCGTTCGTCGTTCGCCAGAAACGGATCGAGCACCCGCTGCTGAACCTGCGGCCCTTCCGCAGCACCCCCTTCGTCCTCGGCGTCTCCATGACCATGCTGGGTCTGCTCTTCGTGTTCGCCATGAACGTGGTGATCCCGATCTTCCTGCAGTCCGTGAAGGGGCAGACCCCGCTGGGTGCCTCCCTCATCCTGGCCCCCGGCATCCTCATGACCGTGGTCCTGGGCCCGGTCGCGGGTCGACTGTTCGACCGGCACGGCGGTCGCGTGATGATCCCCGCCGGCTTCACGATCATGGCCGTCTTCGCCCTGCTGGTCGGCGCTGCCGCGGGCCACGAGTCGGTGCTGCTGTTCGCCGCGCTGTACGTGCCCGCGGTGCTGGCGACCTCGCTGGTCATCGGCCCCTCGCAGACGTTCGCGCTGTCCAGCCTGGACCGTGAGAGCAGCCCCCACGGCGTGACCGTGGTCAGCACCAGCTTCCAGATCGCCGGGTGCCTGGGCACCTCGCTCGCCGTCGGCGTGTACAACGCGATGACTACCCTCGGCGTCGAGAACGGATCCGATCTGCTGGCAGCGTCGACCCTCGGTTTCCGGGGCGCCGCCGTGCTGGTCGCGCTCACCTCGGTGATCGGCGTCATCCTCGCTCTCGCGGCCACCAGGGCCGCTCGCGCGGCCCGTGCCGCGCGCGCCGCCGACGCGGAGGAGACCGCCCGGTCCGGCCGTGCGCGCACCGTCGTGGACCTCATGAAGAGCGATGTCTACGCCCTGAGCACCGAGCAGAACGTGCTCGAGGCCCTGCAGATGTTCACCGCGCGCGGGATCTCCGGGGCCCCGGTGCTGCACCCCGACGGGTCGCTGGCCGGCTTCCTCTCCGACGGCGACGTCATGCGGTACCTGTCGGCCAAGCACCCCAGCTCGACGAACATCTACTCCTTCGCGATCGGCGAGTCCGACGATCTCGAGGACGCCCTGGCGGACCTGGTGTCCCTGCCCGTGATGCGCCTGGCCACCCCCGAGGTCGTCACGGTGGACGCGAACGCCTCGATCGCCGACGCCGTGGCCGTGCTGTCCGACAAGCACCTCAAGAAGGTGCCGGTGCTCCGCGGCGAGAACGGCCCGGTCATCGGCATCGTCAGCCGCTCCGCGGTGAACCGACTGGCAATCTCGTCCTACCTCGCCTCCCGCGAGGGTCAGGTCCAGCGGGCCGACGGCGAGACCAGCACGGCCGAACGCGTGCCGCAGCTCGTCTGA